In one Ictalurus furcatus strain D&B chromosome 10, Billie_1.0, whole genome shotgun sequence genomic region, the following are encoded:
- the pkd1l2b gene encoding polycystic kidney disease protein 1-like 2 — MNEKLGNQISFSPPTPSNLFFTKTAKDLCDGHIWYSVLNRPASSNFTRVQRLSCCLSLLLCTMLTSIMFWGIPKSPSEQDMELGTIKFNVQQFMIGIQSSIIMFPVNLLIVSIFRSTRPRKKKEVAIIQDSKSGSPKQEKKLAERWRIQTDISIEIIVKEIKKIVRALAKAVKCPVPNAAEESETTDISTVLFVLEDIIQKQTFTHARFYVEDPENNHFLVYKNYRRYLYKQLRNLEKQLRLLGPSQFPNPEGYTQALLKVRNMKLLLEPHLYSDPIDNEVHRTGPDGEEKKKCYQKGLPWWFMIVGWILVVATSGVSAYFTMMYGLTYGKERSISWLISISVSFFESLFVTQPVKVLGLAIFFALVVKNVESQDENYFCLLKDMTLTYSEDPDDIRISRRDSTSRFYKPPPLADIEKMKENYIKNQKAIALIKEIIVYIAFLCVLLLATYGQRDPNAFYLNRHIQQRFSNGITDSMTPRDVFTWANQVLISNLYGRRPGFITDGNSKLVGSARLRQVRVHKESCRISKVMQRAVPDCHAPYSWGIEDMGSYGPGWNRSRDGNLTKNLQMPWQYQTQSKLRGHPIWGSMAFYRGGGFVLDLGLDPQQASSMLQYLFDNTWLDVFTRAIFVEFTVYNANVNLFGIVTLMLETNAVGAYQYSKELQILRLYQTTDGINIVATEVIYFLFILYYMFLQIKRIKQQKLQYFRSKHNLLELSIILLSLAAVGAIINRTIKGNQDLKYFQENKDQFPSFYDTAAADSTLGYIMAFLILLGTIKMWHLLRLNSKLNLITCTMKRAWNDISSFIVVLIIMVLAYSIVSNLLFGWILYTYKTLQDSMLAIIALQLGIFNYEEVLDLNPVVGGFLILSCVIFLTFVVLNLFIAVILEAFSHEQKHYKPSDEEEIVDLMMGKICNAFGIRVKKK; from the exons atgaacgaaAAGCTTGGTAAtcaaatctctttctctccccccacCCCAAGCAATCTCTTTTTCACGAAGACAGCGAAAGACCTGTGTGACGGCCACATCTGGTACTCTGTCCTAAATCGACCCGCCAGCAGTAACTTCACTCGAGTCCAGCGCCTCTCTTGCTGTTTATCCTTGCTGCTCTGCACCATGCTAACCAGCATCATGTTCTGGGGGATTCCCAAAAGCCCCTCTGAACAAGACATGGAATTAG GCACTATCAAGTTCAACGTGCAACAGTTTATGATCGGCATCCAGAGTTCCATTATCATGTTCCCTGTCAACCTCTTGATCGTGTCCATATTCAGAAGCACTCGGCCTCGGAAAAAGAAGGAGGTAGCGATAATTCAGGATTCCAAATCTGGATCTCCAAAGCAGGAGAAAAAGCTTGCTGAGAGATGGCGCATTCAGACAGACATTTCCATTGAGATCATTGTCAAA gaaataaagaaaatagttCGCGCCCTGGCGAAGGCAGTGAAGTGTCCAGTTCCAAACGCAGCAGAGGAATCTGAAACAACAGACATCAGCACAGTATTGTTTGTCCTGGAAGATATCATCCAGAAGCAGACTTTCACTCATGCCAGGTTTTATGTAGAAGATCCCGAAAACAATCACTTCTTAGTATACAAGAACTATCGGCGCTATCTCTACAAACAGCTCCGGAATTTGGAAAAACAGCTGAGGTTGCTGGGTCCTTCACAATTCCCTAATCCAGAGGGTTACACTCAGGCTCTGCTTAAGGTTCGGAATATGAAACTGCTGCTGGAGCCGCATCTCTACTCCGACCCTATAGACAACGAGGTCCACAGAACCGGCCCTGacggagaggaaaagaaaaagtgctatCAGAAAGGTTTACCCTGGTGGTTTATGATCGTGGGTTGGATTCTCGTTGTGGCCACTAGTGGCGTGTCGGCGTACTTCACCATGATGTATGGGCTGACGTACGGAAAGGAGCGCTCCATCAGCTGGCTCATTTCGATCTCGGTGTCCTTCTTTGAGAGTTTGTTCGTCACACAGCCTGTAAAA GTGCTTGGATTGGCAATCTTCTTTGCTCTAGTGGTGAAAAATGTTGAAAGTCAGGATGAGAATTATTTTTGCCTGTTGAAGGACATGACACTTACCTACTCAG AGGATCCCGATGATATACGCATTTCCAGAAGGGACAGCACGAGCAGGTTCTACAAGCCGCCTCCTCTTGCTGACATtgagaaaatgaaggaaaactATATCAAAAATCAGAAAGCCATTGCCTTAATCAAGGAGATAATCG TCTACATAGCGTTCTTGTGCGTACTACTCTTGGCGACGTATGGTCAGCGCGATCCAAATGCTTTTTATCTCAATCGGCACATTCAGCAACGTTTCAGCAACGGTATCACTGACAGCATGACCCCCAGAGATGTGTTTACCTGGGCAAATCAAGTGCTCATCAGCAACCTCTACGGACGGCGTCCAG GCTTCATCACAGATGGAAACTCGAAGCTTGTGGGAAGTGCTCGTCTCAGGCAGGTTCGAGTGCACAAGGAATCGTGTAGAATTTCTAAAGTCATGCAACGTGCCGTTCCTGATTGTCATGCGCCATACTCTTGGGGTATAGAGGATATGGGCTCCTATGGTCCAGGATGGAATCGTTCAAGAGATGGAAATTTGACTAAGAACCTCCAAATGCCCTGGCAATACCAAACCCAGTCCAAACTCAGGGGGCACCCTATCTGGGGCTCCATGGCTTTCTACAGAGGTGGAGGATTTGTACTGGACCTGGGTCTTGACCCACAACAAGCAAGCAG CATGCTACAGTACCTGTTTGACAACACGTGGTTGGACGTATTCACAAGGGCGATCTTTGTCGAGTTCACGGTATACAATGCAAACGTCAACCTCTTCGGTATTGTGACCCTGATGCTAGAAACCAACGCAGTGG GAGCGTACCAGTACAGCAAAGAGTTGCAGATCTTACGTCTTTATCAGACCACGGATGGCATTAATATAGTGGCCACTGAGgtcatttatttccttttcattcTCTATTATATGTTCTTGCAG ATCAAGAGGATCAAGCAGCAGAAATTACAGTACTTCAGGAGCAAGCATAACCTTTTAGAACTGTCCATCATTCTTCTAAGCTTGGCTGCAGTGGGCGCAATCATCAATAGGACGATTAAAGGAAACCAAGATCTGAAGTATTTCCAGGAGAACAAAGACCA aTTTCCAAGCTTCTACGACACGGCCGCAGCAGACTCGACCCTGGGGTACATTATGGCTTTCCTGATTCTGCTGGGCACCATCAAAATGTGGCACCTGTTACGCCTGAACTCCAAGCTGAACTTGATTACCTGCACGATGAAGCGAGCGTGGAATGACATCTCCAGCTTCATCGTGGTCCTAATCATCATGGTCCTAGCCTACTCCATTGTG aGTAATTTGCTGTTTGGTTGGATTCTCTACACGTACAAGACTCTTCAAGATTCCATGTTAGCGATCATCGCCTTACAGCTTGGCATATTCAATTATGAAGAG GTCCTGGATTTGAACCCGGTGGTCGGTGGCTTCCTAATTCTCTCTTGCGTCATCTTCTTGACGTTCGTGGTGCTAAACCTTTTCATCGCAGTCATCCTTGAGGCGTTCAGTCACGAGCAAAAGCACTACAAG CCGTCTGACGAGGAGGAAATAGTAGACCTGATGATGGGAAAGATCTGCAACGCGTTCGGCATCAGAGTGAAGAAGAAATGA
- the psmd7 gene encoding 26S proteasome non-ATPase regulatory subunit 7: MPDLAVEKVVVHPLVLLSVVDHFNRIGKVGSQKRVVGVLLGSWHKKILDVSNSFAVPFDEDDKDDSVWFLDHDYLENMYGMFKKVNARERIVGWYHTGPKLHKNDIAINELMKQYCANSVLVIIDVKPKDLGLPTEAYISVEEVHDDGTPTSKTFEHVTSEIGAEEAEEVGVEHLLRDIKDTTVGTLSQRITNQVHGLKGLNSKLLDIKSYLEKVATGKLPINHQIIYQLQDVFNLLPDVNLQEFIKAFYLKTNDQMLVVYLASLIRSVVALHNLINNKIANRDAEKKEGQEKDDSKKEKKEDKEKDKEKDKGDSAAKKDDKKEKK, translated from the exons ATGCCGGATTTGGCGGTAGAAAAAGTTGTCGTCCATCCCTTGGTCCTGCTGAGTGTTGTAGATCATTTTAACAG AATTGGAAAAGTCGGAAGTCAGAAACGGGTCGTAGGTGTGCTGCTCGGCTCGTGGCATAAAAAGATTCTCGATGTGTCCAACAGCTTTGCAG TGCCTTTTGATGAAGACGATAAGGACGACTCTGTGTGGTTCCTGGACCACGACTACCTGGAGAACATGTATGGAATGTTCAAGAAAGTCAATG CAAGAGAAAGGATAGTCGGCTGGTACCACACTGGTCCAAAACTGCACAAGAACGATATTGCAATCAACGAGCTCATGAAGCAGTACTGTGCCAACTCG gttTTAGTCATTATTGATGTCAAACCCAAAGACTTGGGCCTGCCAACTGAAGCCTACATCTCTGTGGAGGAAGTGCATGAT GATGGAACGCCGACGTCAAAAACATTCGAGCACGTTACCAGTGAGATCGGAGCCGAAGAAGCCGAGGAAGTCGGAGTGGAGCATTTGCTTCG AGACATCAAGGACACCACCGTAGGCACGTTGTCTCAGCGCATCACCAATCAAGTCCACGGTCTGAAAGGCCTCAACTCCAAGCTGTTAGACATCAAGAGCTACCTGGAGAAGGTGGCTACAGGAAAGCTGCCCATCAACCATCAGATCATCTACCAGCTGCAGGACGTGTTCAATCTGTTACCAGACGTCAACCTGCAGGAGTTCATCAAGGCCTTCTATCTCAAGACCAACGACCAGATGCTGGTGGTCTACCTGGCCTCGCTCATCCGCTCCGTGGTGGCCCTCCACAACCTCATCAACAACAAGATCGCAAACCGCGACGCCGAGAAGAAAGAGGGTCAGGAGAAGGACGACagcaagaaagagaagaaagaagacaaGGAGAAGGACAAGGAGAAGGACAAGGGTGACTCTGCGGCGAAGAAAGAcgacaaaaaggaaaagaaatga